From the genome of Podarcis muralis chromosome 3, rPodMur119.hap1.1, whole genome shotgun sequence:
GCAATAGGCTTGGTAGCTCACACAATGTGACGGCATTGGTTTAACATCAATTTCAAAGTCTGCCTGCTTCCAATATACTTGAATTGGGAATATAGGTGAGATTGGTTTAAATTGATGATAATCTTTCAATGCATAATTCCCATATCCATGACCATggctactttttttttaaaaaagagagataatTGGGTGCTTCTGTTATGGTCAACTTCATGAACGTTGTCAATAATGGACAGGGAAGTAGATAAATGCTTAAAATGGGCAAACTGATTGCAGTGGCTCTGCAGGCTCTCAACATATGATGTGATGCTGGTAGAGTTGCCAACCAGCCTTTTTTCTTGGCAGAGATCCTGCCCCTGACTTGCAGAAATTTAGCAGCTGAAGCTCTTCATAGCATGCGAATGAAGTGCTAGGGTGAGTTTCACTTTCTCGATTTCTGCAGATCAGGCTGCTGCCGGAGGTACAAAAGCAGATACTGGCCAACCTATTCAACAGTACTGCCCAAGCCAGccatgcagatgttgttggactgcaactccaataatctctggccactggtcatgctggttggggctgatgggagctggagtctaacaacatcaggagggccacacatACCATATCCCTGCTCTAGGCATTGTGTTGAAACTGAGGGTACATTGGTACAGGTGTTTTAGAACTGCATTTCTCAAGCTACTTACTCCAGATGTATTTCCAAGTAAACTCCCACCATCTGTGGAAATATTCTCCAATGGCTCCAACACAAATTGGCAAATGCACTGCAATCTTGGCTGAATAATAAAGAGATGAGGTTGAAATTCCAACTGCGAGAGGTCTACCTAGTTTCAGATACCAATGAAGTGTCAGATATTacttattccacacacacatatatacatacacatctGATCATGCTTTCTCGTCATCATTAGAACAATTATCTCAGCTTGATTAAATATTATGTATACAGAATCGAGCAAATCATGTGAAATGGCAGGTCCACCCTTAATTTTAGTTCTCTTCCATCAGCCGTCCTTTCATTTCACTCATCCAATGTGCTGTGGAAAAGGAGACCACAACAGCAGCAGTTAACATCTCCACAAAGCGCTTTTGCTCCAAAGCTAAGAATATTCAGGTCACTTTTGTGAGAAACGACTTGCTGATCTGGAACCATCCATTGCCAGACAGCAATTTCCCATTATAAATCCAGCTCATTTTGAAAGTGGCAAGACAGGAGCCGATTTGAGTGCTGAACCCTTAATGTCCAATTGCTTCTGTTGCCTTGTTTATTCTCTTTACCTATGAACTACTCAAGTGAGAATTATTTAAGGTGCTGCCTGTTGTGGTTGTGTCATTGatcagattttcaaatgtttgctTGGATGATTATAAAAATGGTTATGCGGGCACTGCATTTTCAGCCTTTACTTCAAATCATAAATCCTCCCCCAACTTTATTTAGAAACAATAGCTCAATGTGGTTTGGGCATTTCCCTTAAGGGGTCCTTATACTCATTactattaagagatcaagggCATAATCCAAAGCTAGGCACTTATTTTCCCCACTGAACTCATAAGGGATATATTGATGGACATGCTTAACTTTCACTCTGAAGGGAATGTGATTCGAAAGTTCTTCCGTTCTGAAGACTGGATATACAGAAGTCCTTGCGGTTTGGCAGGACCGTCCCAACCAACAGACAAGCTGCCCCCAAGCCTTCCAAACGTTACCAGCACTCAAATTAAAAGGTCACTTCTCGCGTTGCAATTAATAAATGTAGGGGGCACTTTAGCAAGTCACTCCTTTGCCACAAAATACAAGGTCCACCAAACTTACCCAACTCAAGTCAGACCAGCAGACTGCAATCAGGGAAGCAACAGGTGGGATTTTGTTCACACAAGCAAATTTGAATGCAGTGGTGAATATATGAAGCCCTGCCACTGTACAATCGTACACATACAGGAGCGTCAAGTAGCCGATGTACAACATCCACTAATCCATACGTGTTTACACACCAACAACTGACTGAGGGTGTGCATTATGGATTGGTGTCTAGGGTTAAAACCTTTTGAGCGTGCAGCTGACCATGTGGAGTTACTGCACAGGTTAGAACTTCCCAGCAGGGGCACACATGGTCAGTGCTGCACCTAAATTGGTCCTGAGCTAGTTATAGGCATCAACAATACCTAGGCCTCAATATTCAGACATTTGGGAAAGAACGACGCTGCTTTAAAATGTGGCACAGCAGATAATCCTAAAGTGGATTCAGTTGCTAGACTGGAGTTCAGACACTCTGAAATTTCAAATTAGTTTGGATTCCgtttaggaaataaataaataaatttccaagTGGTACCTCTGATGTTGCTTTTCACTCTTCTCACAGGGTGATTTTGCAAGATCAGACCACAGCTGAACtcataagatgggggggggggggggactagtttAAAATgccgggggagggagggggaaccacCCTGTTTCACTTTTCATCAACCACTGCTAACTCAACAGAAAAGATATGTTTGCAAAGCCCATTGCCAACATTCCCACCAAAAatattctccctcctccccccaagtGCTGTTGAATGCCCTTAAAGCATTGGGGAAAACAAAAGGATAACAGAAATAAAACGTTAACATTTAAATAGGGCTTAATAtgaagggatggggaggaaaaagagagggCAGAAGACTTTACAggattttcctcctcctcctccacaataTAAATGCAACCACTCTTGGAtactttaacaaaaaaaaaaaaaaaaacagtcaaaGCTGGTTTTTTGGAAATCACCCAAGTTCCTCTTGAAATGTTCATCTTCCAAAGCAGGCCTGCTAGCCAGAAGACAGCATAGGCAGAAGCATGCTCAAAGGAGTCTCACTCTTAGGCTTCTCCATGGTTGCAATTCTGTTCAGTTTGCCAACTTCTGCCTGCCAGCTGGGCACTTTCTTTGTCGTCATGTGGCGGCGAGCGTGTTTCGTCAGGTGATCGCTGCGCATGAAGCGGCGGTCACAGACCGGACAGGCAAActtcttctcccctgtgtgagttctgcGGTGGCGAGAGAGTTCATCGGAGCGGGCGAACTTCTTGTCACAACCTTCCCAGCTGCAGGTGAAAGGTTTCTCTCCTGGAAAGAAGGAAGCAATGGGCAGGTAGGTGGGGGAATTGAAGGGAACCCAAGAACAAGACAGCTGGTTTTACCAAAGAGGTCATACATTGCCACACAAACCATCTCTACTTTAGACTGCCTTTTTTTCTATAGCAGATTACATGAAGAAAGGAAACAAGGTAGACAAGAAGCAATTCATTCAACTGCAGGAGCGGCTCTTGAATCTGAACTTACTAAGGAAGACTACAGAAGCCAGGGGGCTTCTCCTCTAAATAGAGCAaggaattttataaaaaaaagaagaccTCCTTTGTTCCCAACACACCCCAGGACATACTCTTTCGTCAAGGGATTAGTCTTTACAATTAAAACGCTAAAGGTCAGTATTTTTCGCCCCCAAGATAAAAGAATACGACACCCATGATGGCCTGTGTTATGAAACAACCCTTCTCTTTAAATTCATTTCTCTAAAGTTACACCAGGTCTTAAGCCTATTTACTGCACAATGTAATCGTTCTTACTTAGAAGTTAAGCCTGTAGACCTGATCAGACCTACTCACTGCAATTAGGGCTCTCTTCAGACTTTCTGTATCCTGAACCAAGAGGGCTCCAGACCACAAGGAAGACCCTACATGCCTACAGCTGTACACATGTAGTGGCTCTTTCCAGATCTTCTACTGAACATTcagagggtggggttttttttggggggggaggggggagttcccCAGTCTCCACCTATACATTCAGATGCAAACAATTTAGAAGCTCTAAACcagtgatgggggtggggaaaaccagtggccttccatatgttactggactccaactcccatcagccccaaacagcatggTAAATATTCTGGcaagatcatgggagttgtagtccagcaacattagaATAGCCGCAGGTTCTCCATTCCTCTTTTTGTCTTCCTAAAAACAGTCCCTCTCCACTAAACAAGAAATGTTCTACTATCCCGTCTCCTATTTCCACACTCCTGAAATGTCCATATGTTGCTAGACAACCACTAAAGACATGCGAGTGGGACTTTCAACACTGTGTGGCGTAGCTCTCTTCAGTGTCCCCTTCAGGCCATACTCATTTTACTCCTCCCTTGAGGTTTCAGTCTCTTCCCATAATCATCCGTCTGGAACCACTAAGCACATTTAAGCCCTCTCTGGGCTTTTAGTCTACCCTCACTGCCACCCCAATagggtttcttttctctcttttttgtactCCGCAAACTTCGAAACCCACCAGGAGCCTGGTGCATTTTGCACTTGGCTATCAGCCACTTGTGACAATGCCAAGGCACCAGGATGGTGCCCGATGTCACCACCATCTGAagatccttggatcttgcctgttttcacacagtAGCGAAggatcctgtagaattctatctgttatattttatctgcacaatcagaacttatttcaggaaccaaaggttgtattgaaaaatacgactttaGAGCTgccttgcccccaaatggcaactagacattctgttttggtggctgtaaccctggtttaaggagccatttggtgcctagcttacaCATCTAACACTGCTCACAGCTGAATTATACCAGTTCACACCACGGGTCGATCTGGCTCAGTTTCGTCTAGGCCGTATGGCTGTTCTGCTCAAAGCTTTCAGGCATgggtctcccccagccctacctgaagaaaCAAGGATTAAACCAGGGACTTTCTGAATACAaggccactgagctacagctcttcccctcTTGGGTTTGTGTGGTGTCCTATTGGCTACGTAAGCAACAACATCCCCACCTGAGTATCTGCAACAGAGGGATTAGAAGAGGCAGATCACATCCACAGCTCTGCTATACATACCGGTATGAGTACGCAGGTGGGCTTTGAGGTGAGAGCTTTTGAAGTACGTCTTCCTGCAGCCCGGGAAGTTGCAAACATAATTTCTTCTCCGGGAAAAGTCAATTAGAGGTGTGCTGCTTTGGCCAGAGGCAATGAAAACTGGAGCAGGGGCCAGGGGCAACAACTTGGTATTCCCAACAGACATCACAGTTTGTTGGCAAGGAGGCGCCTGGGCAACAGCAGCCTGCGGAAGAACCAACATAACAGTCCCCTGAGGCATGGAAGGCCCCATCAGCACAGGCTGAGAAACTGGGGCTGTGTGGGGTAGGATGGGTTTGACCGTCGCTGCCATCTGAGCAGAGGGCTTTAGAAAGCCTGGGACCATACCTCTTTGTCCGTCCAAGGGGATCATTTGGCAGATCACTTGGGGATTGGAGAGCGGGGAGGCTAGCAGCGAGGGGGACTTCTGCTGCGGGTCACTTTCGCAAGCGTTCGGGAAAGGGGTCTGCTGCGAAGCAAGCCTCACAGGTTCGCATCCTTTGCTGGTGGCTCTGGAACAACCTGAGCCATGCAAATACAGTTCACATCCTGGCGAAGTGCCACAAGCTATGCTGTCCGCAATGTCGCAGTCTTGCAAGGCTGAAGGATGTCTCTCGTCTTGCGCCTCGTGCCTGTCTGCAGAAACACCGGTGCCCAACGCAGCTTCCGCTTTTGTTTGCACAGGAGGAAGGTGGGAGTAACCGGCACTGTCCCCGGTGTGACGGATCACGCTGGTTGCCCTTGCTCTGCAACGCTGAGGAGCAACTTGCTCCGCTCTCGCTGGCGTCTGGCTGGACTCCCTCCCCAAATTCAGGGCAGCTGGCTTGGGTGCAGGAAGAGCACAACCCGGAGGAGTGATCAGACAGGCAGACATGTTCGTCTTGATTGTCCTCGGTTTTGAGTAAGTGGCTTGGGACGAAAGCGGTGCTGTTGTGGAAGGCTCAACAAAATCTGGACTATAGGGTGGTGTCATACACtatatttaaagggggggggaagaagcagaGGTAGTATACATATAACAAAATACTACTTTAGGTGTGATCATTCCTAGCTTTCATATTTATAACATTTAAGTGTAGGTCAGacgcattaataataataataataattactactttccccccacaaaagtTTTAGACAACCATAATGATATTCAAAGACCCTGGTTTGGTTTTCCCCCAGAGAGATCATTAAGGATTAGTTTAGCTAGAAGGGGCTCATCTTAGTCTTTACTGCtatctgcctggctctgcaaggcatgGAGTGAAATCCACTCCAGCGCTTTGATGAGTGGGGTCATCGAGTGCTGCTGACTTGCATGTAGTAAATAACCAAGTGTCTAGGCAGAAGAAAGCTCcaatgagttcagtgggccttactcccaggtaaggggggggggggctatggtgTTTTATCTAGCCAGCCAGGGCTTCGCTGgatgacaagatctttttgcaccaggtcagtgaggaccacttgctgTTTAGAATTCTCCCATATATACAAAACTCCCTGTGCGCCTTTTGGACTGCATCTGTAGGTTCCCtcctctgtgtcaaataacttGGGTCAAAGAagtgttgtttattttttaataatacatggaagatggatctccctcgggaggttgtggacactccttccctggaggtttctaagcagcggttggatagccatctgtcatggatgctttagctgagtttcctacgcTGCAGTGGGTTGTACTAGaaagatgacccctggggtcccttccagatctatTATTCTGTTTTTcggcttcaacaatatttcattatgttcctatcattttgTGTAATTGCATTTTGGATAAATTATGAAAATtataaaacatgttctatttgAAAACAAAACGTTTAAATAGCTATCTTTCTACCGGTAGGACAGGGGGAGGCAGGGGAATAGCCAAGATTTTTGTTAGGAGGGCAAGCTTTTGTTGGCggagcagaacctcagatttgtattgactgttatttacggggggggggggttgacccccccccccccggctacatgCATGGGAGgagcacaggaaggaaacaaggttggaAGGGGGCCATGGTCTGAAAAAGGTTTGCaatcatattctgttgggagctgcccagagtggctggggatacccagtgtgtggggtgtgtgtgtgtgtgtgtgtgtgtgtgtgtgtgtgtgtgtgtatatatatatatatatatatatatatatatatatcatcatcatcatcatctggaggATCCCAGGATAGGGAAGACTGCATTATTCCAAAATAACCTCAAACACATCGTTAACTAAACTGAAGCAACTGTACTTGTGAGTGGAAATGTATGCTGTTCTCTTAGAGCTTATTGCATAATAAATGCCTTCAAGCCAAACCAAGAAATTACTGCTAACAGATTAAATGGGGGACATATTCATGTCTTTCCTCTCAAAAAAATTCATATCGATTCCATGCAAATTCATTTTGttccagggtttgtttgttttttccttaccAGTGTGGATAAAAAGTTATAATCCTTAGGCAACTCAGACGTGGGTTCAGTGTGCATTGAGAAATCACCTGAATCTGAGACAGGTGTAAGAGGCCTTATCTTCAACAGGTCGCCTTTCTGTGATCTTTGACCCCAGGAGCTCATACAAACAAGTGCCTCTACTGCTTCTATGTCGTTCTGTTCCAAGGTGCTACAAGTAGACCTTTCACTGTCATGACGCTGCCGTTCACGTATGGATTCATAGATGTCCACAATGTCAACCTAGAGATAAGTGAGCCATTGTTTGTAAGTCACACGGAAAACAAGCATATGCCCTATTGTCTGCTTTTAAAAAGGCATCATACATGCCAGAGCCCAATCCAGTTTCTAAGTATGCACACATGAGCAGAAGAAAGGCTATAGCTTAGTACTTAGTACAGTACATCCCCTGGATTCAGAGCTCCACGTTCTTTCTATCACCTGCTAAAATAATAACAGGTAGTAACGACTGGCAGCCAagggagtgctgctgccagtcagtgaaagcAGTACTACGCTGGCCTGACCAATGAGCTGACTCAGCATGCGTGCATATCAATTGCTGGGTAATTCACAGGTGAATTCAGTTGCTTTCCCGCACTGCACTCCTTTGAATGTGATGTGTATTCAAACACATATCCTGTTCACCTTCTGGAACAACTAAGTTGCACAATAATACCTTTTTTATGTGCAACTCAAACTGGA
Proteins encoded in this window:
- the KLF11 gene encoding Krueppel-like factor 11; translation: MHTSPCAEAMGDAPAVDIVDIYESIRERQRHDSERSTCSTLEQNDIEAVEALVCMSSWGQRSQKGDLLKIRPLTPVSDSGDFSMHTEPTSELPKDYNFLSTLCMTPPYSPDFVEPSTTAPLSSQATYSKPRTIKTNMSACLITPPGCALPAPKPAALNLGRESSQTPARAEQVAPQRCRARATSVIRHTGDSAGYSHLPPVQTKAEAALGTGVSADRHEAQDERHPSALQDCDIADSIACGTSPGCELYLHGSGCSRATSKGCEPVRLASQQTPFPNACESDPQQKSPSLLASPLSNPQVICQMIPLDGQRGMVPGFLKPSAQMAATVKPILPHTAPVSQPVLMGPSMPQGTVMLVLPQAAVAQAPPCQQTVMSVGNTKLLPLAPAPVFIASGQSSTPLIDFSRRRNYVCNFPGCRKTYFKSSHLKAHLRTHTGEKPFTCSWEGCDKKFARSDELSRHRRTHTGEKKFACPVCDRRFMRSDHLTKHARRHMTTKKVPSWQAEVGKLNRIATMEKPKSETPLSMLLPMLSSG